acataatttattttactttaagtttttttgcgctaaaagttattttctttttttagttttttttttttgtaattgtttccCATCGGTCCAGTaattttttgcacttttttttttgttttttgaaatgttctcaaaacgactaaataatctggccagttttttgcaactaaatattatttccgtggtcagtattcaagAGCGATccctcccgcttcccgaccaagcctgctgTGTAGACACATTACATGAAGTACATGTATCTCACTACATGGCTGCTCTTACGGGTGAGAAAACTAAAGGTCCAGGAAGAACTCTTTATGTCAAGCTAAAGAACAAATGGACTGAAGTCTGCAAGAAAGTTAATgaagtgaaaaatttatataaattgaactCACAAAGAGATAATCTGAAGATCGGCTCTGTTCTTTGCACTGTTGCAGATGAAACTAAGACACTTTTGACTAATGCAACTACTGATATAGTGTTTTCAAGGAATGGTTATGGTATAGTTTGTAAGCTTGCCTCCTTCCTTTGAGTGGaagtacaaaattttaagttccATCAACATGGTACTTGCCATTAGGCATGGTTTTTAGCAGATGTGATCTATATCCTGACTCTTTATATGACCAAAGATATCAGTAATATCTTGACAGAAAAAGAAGTACTCTAGTTGAAGGATGCAAGTTTGTTTATTGCAATTTGCTATGTCCCAtggtttttgaaaagtttttttagggTTTCTGGCTCCCTACAATGATTTGAAAGCTATCCAGACAGCCTATGCATTGAGAAAAGTCAGTAAGAAGATTGGAAATGATTTGCTTCTCAGCATGGGATGCCATATGTGGTAATAAACTCCACAACTCTATGTTTTGTCCTTTGGTGATAAAGAATTTCCTTCTGAAACAAAGCTAAAAATGCTGTTAGCTCTGATTGAGTTTAGAAAGCCAAATGAAGTTCAGCGTTGTAAGCCATCAAATGTACAAATTGGAGAAACCACAGAGCTACCTGAGCTGGTTTCCGAGCAAAGCTCCCTtctcttcaaacattttaaaatatcaagagcaagtataaaagaatggctcaataatagttttaatactatagatgtttttaaccaTTTGCATCAGTTGCTAGATTTTATTGTATAGatcaaaaacatatttgttgCAAATAATGGTGCAGAAAGAAACATTAAgctcattaaagattttatttcaggTACTAGAGATAAAGATCATTTTCAGAATCtactttttgtagttaaaaagtcTAGAAAAACTTGACTAAGAGTATGACCAAAAAGGAGCTTGGGAACTGTGATGTGTTTCACCCCAATAACAtcttaaattttctaataaatattagtttttatgtattttctttgtattttcatatttataaatataaactatcaagttaaatagtagcaaaaacaattgtaaatgatttatatacatctaattgttttgttttaattttctaaaatacgaaaaaaatgtgttttctaTTGATCTAACTAATCTATAATTCTATTAAGCCaacttaacattaaattatatatgtatatatatatatatatatttatatatatatatatatatatatatatatatatatatatatatatatatatatatatatatatatgtatatatatatatatatagacacacacacacgcgcacacacacacacatgtataaGTGCAGCATTTGATGCATGCGGATGACTTCATAAATAAACAGGAAGTTGCTGGGGTTTCAATACGTACATTGACTATCAAATAGCCTGACCCGCAACAGAGTGATGCTACATTACCTGAGAGTTTGGCATGGGGTAGCAATTTTTCATTCATtgttccttgtttttttttctttttctaagaAATGAtgcacaaaaattatattaggaCACTTCGACCTAACATATGGATTGACTAtagtatgtttatatatatatatatatatatatatatatatatatatatatatatatatatatatatatatatatatatatatatatatatatatatatatatatttacgaaATTACGGATATATTAACGGAAGGTGAGTGGAAAACCAGATACAACAACCACAAATCATCATTCaacaatattaaatacaaaaattcgaCTGCTCTATCAAACTATGTCTgggatttaaaaaacaattttaatgaaaCTCCTATGCAGGCTTGGACGGGAATGGCGTGCGATTACGCGCTTTGTTTGACcacacacataaaaaaaaatttatataatttgaccACGGTTGCTTTGACGTTTTTGACAATATGAagttaggtttttttaaagcagttgagaaatgcgttaaaaaaatattaacaaaactaaattaaaagaaacattaaataaatataaaaaaaaaaaagaatattaacgaaaaagataaaaaaaactttaactaaactataaaaaatcgaACTCGAGGCGATAGTTATTTTAAGTTACGTTTTTGCGtttcaaataattaacttttatcttctgtgatgttttataaaagtttcagaaACGCGTTTACAAATCACTTTTAACgaccatttaataaataaacaagagtattatatatattatttaattatatacatatatatatatatatatatatatatatatatatatatatatatatatatatatatatatatatatatatatatatatatatatatatatatatatatatatatatatatatatatatatataccaaatatttaataactaaatctatttaataactaagtctttttaaaatagtaattttcaaTCGTTTCAAGCAatgattagtaaaaaaaaaaagcaattagaAATAGTTCTTATTAAGCGAATTCTTtcaattattacattattacaatGCAATGTTATAATTtcataaacaaaagaaattaggTTATTAAAGCGTTTCGCAGCGAGTGGAAGATTTGTacagattaaaaattaaatattagtttaagtattgaaggttttaaaaatggcatcggcggcaaaaataattaaatttaataagccAATATCAAAGAGcttaaaaacatttctgttgTGGGGGAAAGAGGAATTTATCGGTTACACTGAAGAAAACGGATTAGTTATCAAAATATGGTGTAAGGTTTGCGCAAGAAACAAGTTTGCTATTTTAAGTGATCGTTCAGTTAGAGGAGTAATGGTTGGTTCTTTGAAGGCGTTTATTGAGGGAACTAGTGTGGTAACAAAACATCAGgtaagattaaaattaaaagctcaTTTGAATTTGCAAATACAGTAAATAATTTCAACtaagtttttacttactttattCACAAATATTTAGTACAATATTTTTCCCgcgataatttataaatttgtctttatattaagtttttaatttttaaattttgatttttaaaataggttGATCGTCATCTTGAAGGTCATATCCATAAACTGGCGCTGGAAATCGATAAGAGAAACCCAACTGAAGAAACTGGAATAGGCCACATTATAAATCCAGATAACCAGAACTCTTTATATAATAAGCAAAACATTCGTGAAGCGTATTTTAAGATGATAAAAACAGCATACGAAATGGCTTTAAAACCAAGCATGCCCCATAGTCATTTTGAAGTACTTATCAAATGCCAAAGACTTAATGGTGTGCAACTTGTAGAAGGAAAAGGCCACAATCGAGCAggtaattcattttttaaattaatttgatattatttaagaaattaacaaagatcaaataaattttcatttatatttagcaCGTCAATTTATCTCCTGCATTGCTAATgccattaaagaaaaaattgctaaaattgttaaAGAGAAAAACTTTTTCTCCATACTTTCTGATGGCTCTCAAGCACGAAAAACAAAGGATGAGAAAGAGTTGGTTCTTGTTCGTGTTGAACGAGATGGCATACCTGCTTATCTTGTAGTATCTTTACTAGAGATGAACAGTTTGGGTGGTGTGAACGCTAATACCATTAAAAAGGGTATTGACAGCATTTTTAATGAATCAGGAAATATTCCTTTAACTGCAgatgcatataaaaataaacttgtcaGCGCTACTTCTGACGGAGCTAGCGTTAACTTAGGCATGTATAATGGGGTCTTAACTCAAATGAAAAACAACAGAACATGGCTAGTTAAAATGCACTGCGTGAACCACCGTTTGGAACTGGCAATTAAAGATAGTGCAagaaatattgttcaatatagAGATTGTGATCAATTTTATACTACCATATTCCATTTATTTCGCAATTctggaaaattaaaaagtgaagttaAAAAAGCAGCAGAGGCactaaatattacatattacacCTTGCCCAAAATATCAGGAACGCGCTTTGTTAGTCACAGAAGACGAGGATTGACAAGATTGGTACATAACTGGCCTGCAATTATTGTAGGCTTTGACAACGCACTTGTCAATCGCAATACCACAGCAGAAATG
This Hydra vulgaris chromosome 04, alternate assembly HydraT2T_AEP DNA region includes the following protein-coding sequences:
- the LOC136079517 gene encoding zinc finger protein 862-like; translated protein: MASAAKIIKFNKPISKSLKTFLLWGKEEFIGYTEENGLVIKIWCKVCARNKFAILSDRSVRGVMVGSLKAFIEGTSVVTKHQVDRHLEGHIHKLALEIDKRNPTEETGIGHIINPDNQNSLYNKQNIREAYFKMIKTAYEMALKPSMPHSHFEVLIKCQRLNGVQLVEGKGHNRAARQFISCIANAIKEKIAKIVKEKNFFSILSDGSQARKTKDEKELVLVRVERDGIPAYLVVSLLEMNSLGGVNANTIKKGIDSIFNESGNIPLTADAYKNKLVSATSDGASVNLGMYNGVLTQMKNNRTWLVKMHCVNHRLELAIKDSARNIVQYRDCDQFYTTIFHLFRNSGKLKSEVKKAAEALNITYYTLPKISGTRFVSHRRRGLTRLVHNWPAIIVGFDNALVNRNTTAEMRAKLFGISKRLHDYRLLCMFCGYLDVLEKLSPLSLVFEKKTLMVHEVKPAIDLTKDYLVELNNETIDDILDSYLLKFRIKYKDDTTTLVSSYFKDGHELKKTNAEFVDIELYDMTNINIDSINAAIEVRKTAVNIIKPLIDDRFSSLSNTVFESMSWLDPQFWTADNMYGDASISLLIREFKIPLEYAGLKVEMVLSEWNAFKLLINTEYKGVTTALLWEKIFVYYRKTFPNLLLLVELIMCISCSNSSVERIFSILTLILSDRRLKMSNQTMEDAILIAGNDPNFTVEEQDDILNSALNIYLNKRRGVRLESMEGTDAALETIDSSDESSIDDEYSSTSESDY